The DNA segment GGTCGGCATGTAGGAGTCTACCGCTTCCATTAGTTTGATGATGTTTTCCGCTTCCGCCTCGTCGCCCTCGAGCGCTTTTAGCGCGGAGCCCGGCACTATCGGGATGTCGTCGCCCGGGAACTCGTACTCGTTTAGGAGGTCGCGCACTTCCATCTCGACGAGTTCCAGGAGTTCGGGGTCGTCCACCATGTCGACTTTGTTCAAAAAGACGACTATGTAGGGGACGCCGACTTGCCGCGCGAGAAGGATGTGCTCGCGGGTTTGGGGCATCGGCCCGTCGGCGGCCGAGACCACGAGGATGGCGCCGTCCATCTGGGCCGCGCCGGTGATCATGTTCTTTACGTAGTCGGCGTGGCCGGGGCAGTCTACGTGGGCGTAGTGGCGGTTGGCCGTCTCGTACTCCACGTGGGCGATGGCGATGGTGATGCCGCGCTCGCGCTCTTCCGGCGCGTTGTCGATCGAGTCGAAGGAACGAAATGTCGCTTGCCCCTTCTCCGCCAGTACTTTGGTAATGGCGG comes from the Actinomycetota bacterium genome and includes:
- a CDS encoding GTP-binding protein, with product MAKAKFERTKPHMNIGTIGHVDHGKTTLTAAITKVLAEKGQATFRSFDSIDNAPEERERGITIAIAHVEYETANRHYAHVDCPGHADYVKNMITGAAQMDGAILVVSAADGPMPQTREHILLARQVGVPYIVVFLNKVDMVDDPELLELVEMEVRDLLNEYEFPGDDIPIVPGSALKALEGDEAEAENIIKLMEAVDSYMPT